CTTGAAatctcattcatgataaaagctcttagcaaactagaaataaaaaggaatttatgtaatgttttaaagagagaaattgacaACTTCTTCTCTGAGTCTGGTATTGGAACAAGGTTGTGCTCTACCACATTTTACTGAAGGTCCTGGCCCAAAATAAGGAAACTAACTCAGACTTGTGACTTCTCAGTTGGCTTCTGCAGATTGAGAGTTCCCAAAGACAAGAAGTGGAAGCTGCCAATCTAGAAACTGGCAGTGTTGTCTCTAGCATGGTCTCTTAGTTTAAGTAGTGACAGAATCACTGAGGTCcaagagaaagggacaaagaccGCATCTCTCATTGGGAGGAGCGTCAGAGAATTTATCACCACTGTTCTGCCACAAGTTCTTTTACATGAGATAGAGGTTAGTTAGTTTTTGCAGTAAACTTGGGCCCTAGCTTGATTGACTAAAATATAATTAGTCATTAATTTGCTTCCTTGATGTCTTCCTCGGCTGTACTTCACTGTTTTCAGCATTGATGTTGCTATGGAAAATGTTGTGATAAGATTTGCTCTTTTCCTACTCAGAGCCaaagtgggttttgtttgttcattctgctcttttttctcttggtctaatgacacatatatatatatatctgcctCTATTTTAAAGGGAACATGTCCCATAGATCTatcttacatatattattttatcttcttaagtATATAGCCatgtatattgaatatatattcaaacttttgaatgcatataaatatatttatgtgtgtgcagATATATACAAAGATTTATATCTCCAAACTTTTAACCTCTCTTTTatgtttccattgtttttctaagttttctcaAGTCTCTTCCTCCTGTGTTTTCCACAAATCTCTTTCTTGGATTCTTATAATGTGatcatctttcattttatttctttttttttaagctcatgtATCTATATCttgagttcttatttatttttttaatgttttttatttatttttgagagagagagagtgagagcgagcaagggagggtcagagagagagaaagagagagagagacacagaatccaaagatagactccaggctctgagctgtcagcacagagcccgacatgggtctcaaacccacgaactgtgagatcacgacctgagctgaagttggacactcaaccaactgagccattccaGGTGCCCTTGAGTTCTTATTTTAGGGAGattgtattttctttcacttatttgaTTTGTCTATAATTTTTACTTGCTTTGGGTATGTATTCATAAGTGTGcaatattcttttcctctttattcatCAATATACTTACAGCTGTCTCGTGTCACTGTTGCGGCTGGCAGCTCTCCTTCTGTACTGCTGCCGCCAccgcctccttttccttctccaatGGGCCTTCTGTTGAATGCATGTAATGGAGGTTTCTTTATTgactgagaaagaaggaagagtcagCTGGCAGTTTGAAGTATGATCTCATAACTCtacatttttcctcattttttttccatttgaaatagTGAACTTGTTATACATTAGCATAGAAACTTTCTGGCTCAGAAGGATGTCAAACATCTAATTTTGGACACGATCCTTTAGATCAATAGTGTAGATCAATATAATTTCTGTTCCACCTTACCTTAACAAGAACttactctgggggtgcctgggtggctcactcagttgggcgtctgacttcagctcaggtcttgcaattcatgaattcgagccccacatcaggctctctactgtcagcttggagcctggttttcagatcctttgtctctctgtctctgtctctctctcattctgcccctctccccactcatgcatacacattatttctttctctcgaaaataaataagtaataaaaaaaattaagggaaaaaaagaacttcctCTATAAAGATGGTATATCAGAATGCTCAATAAAGCTATGTCACCTCTGGGGCTGGTATGGCCATTCCAAGCAACAGATCATGGGGTTTATTCCTCAGGGTAAACCCCCTATTTTGGAAAACCCATGCTCTCTCCACTCTGCGTCTCCCTCACAATGATCCTTTATGGGGTTTTGATattcaattcttattttctttgatattttgggttgatttcaaaaggaagagagggacaaagaTTCTTTACTTTGGAATACATAGCTGGACTTTGGTGCGCACTATTTGTATATAAACAGGAGGTTAAGTTGCAGTATTTGAGGGTGcagatttcacattttaaaatttgacatttcttttaaatataaattttacaagTCATTTTTGTTATGAAATGCCatataagtaatttttattaaatattttaagtttagaGGTTTTCActtgttgctttgtttttaaattttaaattataacatcttgatttcttttactttccagATGCAACAATTGTTCCATGAAAATTACGAACATAATCGGAAGGGTTACATCCAAGACCTTCACAACAGCAAAATCCACGCCGCCATAACGCTTCACCCCAACAAAAGGCCCGCCTACCAATACAGGCTTCACAATTACATGCTCAGCCGCAAAATTTCGGAACTTCGCTACCGCACCATCCAGCTCCACCGGGAGAGTGCTCTGATGGGCAAGCTCAGTAACAGTGAAGTGAGCAAGGAGGACCAGCAGCTGGGAGTGATGCCTTCCTTCAACCACTTCCAGCCTAGGGAGAGAGATGAAGTGATAGAATGGGAATTCCTGACAGGGAAACTCCTTTACTCAGCATCTGAGAACCAGCCCCCTCGACAGAGCATCAACAGCATCCTGAGAACAGCGCTGGATGACACGGTTCTACAGGTGATGGAGATGATCAATGAAAATGCCAAGAGTAGGGGACGGCTCATTGACTTCAAGGAAATTCAGTATGGCTACCGCAGGGTTGATCCCATGCACGGGGTGGAGTACATTTTGGATTTGCTCCTCTTATATAAAAGACATAAGGGGAGGAAACTGACTGTGCCAGTGAGACGTCATGCCTATCTTCAGCAGTTGTTCAGCAAGCCTTTCTTTAGAGAAACTGAAGAGCTAGACGTCAGCAGGCTCGTGGAGAGCATTAACAGTGACACTCAGTCATTCTCCTTTATATCTAATTCTTTAAAGATATTGTCTTCTTTTCAAGGTGCCAAAGACGTGGGAGggcacaatgaaaagaaaatacacattcttgTTCCTCTCATTGGAAGGTATGACATTTTCTTGAGATTCATGGACAACTTTGAAAAAACTTGTCTCATTCCAAAGCAGAATGTAAAGCTGGTCATCACCCTTTTCAGTAGGGATTCTGGCCAAGACTCCAACATGCATATGGAGCTGATCAAGGACTATCAGAACAAGTACCCTCAAGCAGAAATGATCCTGATCCCGATGAAGGGAGAATTTTCCAGAGGTCTTGGTCTTGAAATGGCTTCTTCCCAATTTGACAATGATACTTTGCTGCTATTTTGTGATGTTGACTTGATCTTCAGAGGAGACTTTCTCCAACGATGCAGAGACAATACAATTCAGGGACAACAGGTGTACTACCCTATCATCTTTAGCCAATATGACCCAAAGGTAACCAATGGGGGAAATCCTCCCGCTGATGATGACTTTGTCTTCTCAAAGAAGACTGGATTTTGGCGAGACTATGGCTATGGAATTACCTGTATTTATAAAAGCGATCTTCTGGGTGCAGGTGGATTTGATACCTCAATACAAGGCTGGGGACTGGAAGATGTCGATCTCTACAATAAAGTCATTCTATCTGGCTTAAGGCCCTTCAGAAGCCAAGAAGTAGGAGTGGTGCATATTTTCCATCCAGTTCATTGTGACCCTAACTTGGACCCTAAGCAGTATAAGATGTGTTTAGGATCCAAGGCAAGTACTTTTGCCTCAACCATGCAACTGGCTGAACTGTGGTTGGAAAAACATTTGGGTGTCAGGTATAATCGAACTCTCTCCTGACAGTCCAGGCAACACGTATTGCCTTTTTAAAGGGGAGTTTACCTCATTGTtcgttgttgttatttttattttattattgttatttttattattataattattattgttataattttattttgttatccgGGTCTTAAACTACTCTTGGTTGTCTTCCAAAGGGTGTTTTTTGACCTCAAACAAGAAGAGTCTACAGTTCACTGATATTTCAGATTTCTACTGAAGTCAATTctatattacttttatatatctttatccaAGATTGAGTTAAATCGTAGCAATCAAATGACTTTTGAAGCTCATTCATCGTGAGAGACAGCTTAAAAGAATGTTCTCTTGGGGCTTAAAGATGCAATATCGACTTTTATTTCGTTTGTTAAATTCAATGTGATACACATATTTACTGGTGAAAGGTACCACAAAAGTGCTTTATGCTTCCTTTGGGGAAGGGACTCTGTAACATAAACTTGAGTTTTGTAATTTATACAAGGACTTAAATATATAGACaataattttcttcatctttagaatttttaaagtaaatgaacaCTTAtgattgtatgtttattttttaaaaaagttttaaaaattgaggagTTTTGTTCCACAAGCAACCGGTACGGGCTACCCTGGTCTTCAACAATTATGTACTCCTCACAACTGTCTGCTATAAATGCGaatgaactttattttctcaaggaaatatgatttaattaaatattcatgtacattTTAGAAGCTTTATGAAACGATGTCCTTCATTTGCTGGCAAGAAGATAAAATATGACAGAACCTggttatttataataaaacacaGGTATAACAGTaatctttttcaaaaacactgaGAAGTTTGTGTTGTTTCCTTTCAGTCATACTTGATGTATTTCTTAGGGTTCATACTCACCAAAATGTGCTTACTATATAGACTGGAAAAGTTTGCAAGGAACTATGGGTATACTGTTTGTTTTATTATGCTTTAAATCCTGGCCTTCACAACTGACTAAAAGGAGTGGCTTCTTTATTCAATAACTTACATTCCAGGAGAAGCATTCTTCCTCaatcttttcatctttgtgatCAAACTGAACCAAGAACAGGTCAGAAACTGCCTTTAATTTGGGTTAATTTGGGTTCTCACAGAATGTAGCATATTGTGCATACTGTTCTacactctggttttctttttttttttttgcaaaataggATTAAAGTTTGCATCAAAATTGATTTGAGAGTTGTTCTCAGTTGCTACCATTATTTGAAACTGATTGCCAGGAGGCCATACAGCCTTTGCCTTAGCGATGGGTTTTGTACAGGGTAATAGTCTCTCTTAGTGAGGACATTCGGGGGGCCTCAAAAAAAATATAACATTGCTTAATGTTGTGACAAATATGATGGCACTCTCCTTGACCATAACATATAATCTTAATAATGTCAGACTCATTAGAAAGGAAGTAATGGCACTTTTAGACGTTAAAAGTCTTGACAGGGCCAACGATTCAGAATTGATCTCTGCTCTAATATTTTCTGGCCTTCATAAACCCTTACTTTAATAGCATATTTTCCTGTGGCTTAGCTTTGTTAGtgggttttattttcctgagCAGTCAATATATTAGCATGCAGTAAAGACAGTCATTTGGGAAGATCTATTGCAAACTAATAATTGTTAATGATTTcattaatgaagaaaagaaatcaaggtcTCTCATCTATTTAACCGAGACAACTGAAAAACAGCCGAGTCGTGAGGCTGCTACCCAGGGATGCAGTGGCATTCTCCGTCATACTCATGAAATTCTACTGATGAAGCAAGGAAATGCAGAGATCGCATCTGAACCTAATTACATACACGCATACTGCACTAAAATTAATATAAGTGCATTTAAGTTCTATTTTGTGACTTTGCTTTAGGCTTTCCTGTGACTTTTTTCAGGCACTGTAATATTTCCTGACTGAAGATTTTTTGAAATTGTACAGTGAAATTgagtgttttcttctctgtgcaatGTCTGTTATTTAAAGCTCCTTTAAGATTGAAGGGCAACGCAGCGTGAAGTCAGCTGAAGCATCATATACGTATGTTACCGCCATTACCTTACGTGGGTAGCTGTGAGTGTCCTGGATAAGCATCATTCCAATAACAATTCCATCTTAATGATCATCTTCTGTCCACTCATACCATCCTATGCATTTTACTTGcattgtccttttatttatttattttttttagtttatttatttattctgagagagagagcatgagcaggggaagggcaaacagagagagggagagagagaatcccaagcagactacacactcagtgtggagctcaacatggcgctcaatctcatgaaccatgagatcatggcctgagccactaCCAAGAGCTccatgcttcacagactgagccacccaggtgcccccacttgcATTGTCTTTTTAAGTGTACTCCTCTCAACGTGTCTCAGAatattgatattattttctttattcaacagctatggaaactgaggccatgAATAATGAAGTAACATGTCCTGAGTAACACTCCTGGCATACTGTTGTTAAGATTTAAGCTAACTCTTGTCCAGATCTGGAGCACCTATCTTTCCACGTGAACCCAAGGCTCCTCAGCGGTTGGGGTGATGTAGAAGAGAGTGGGCAAAGGTCTGGCTGACACCATGAACATGGTCGATCCGCCATTCAGCTTTCATCTGCTATATGCTCATTATGGGCCACACTAAATTTGCGGATGTTTGCACAGTGAGAGCCTGTTCAGGTTTTTCATCCCAGCCCTCTACCACTTTGCTAGCTCCTGAGTAAGCACTGTATTGGGAAAAGGTTTCTTCTATTTGCTTGCTCACAGGTCACTGGGTATCAACCAGT
This region of Suricata suricatta isolate VVHF042 chromosome 6, meerkat_22Aug2017_6uvM2_HiC, whole genome shotgun sequence genomic DNA includes:
- the CHSY3 gene encoding chondroitin sulfate synthase 3, giving the protein HSLPTAAHGKQDQKNQDKRPVAEQRRRPGGSPTRPSSTGDKLEEFLRSLNSSKPLYLGQTGLGNIEELGKLGLEPGENFCMGGPGMIFSREVLRRMVPHIGECLREMYTTHEDVEVGRCVRRFGGTQCVWSYEMQQLFHENYEHNRKGYIQDLHNSKIHAAITLHPNKRPAYQYRLHNYMLSRKISELRYRTIQLHRESALMGKLSNSEVSKEDQQLGVMPSFNHFQPRERDEVIEWEFLTGKLLYSASENQPPRQSINSILRTALDDTVLQVMEMINENAKSRGRLIDFKEIQYGYRRVDPMHGVEYILDLLLLYKRHKGRKLTVPVRRHAYLQQLFSKPFFRETEELDVSRLVESINSDTQSFSFISNSLKILSSFQGAKDVGGHNEKKIHILVPLIGRYDIFLRFMDNFEKTCLIPKQNVKLVITLFSRDSGQDSNMHMELIKDYQNKYPQAEMILIPMKGEFSRGLGLEMASSQFDNDTLLLFCDVDLIFRGDFLQRCRDNTIQGQQVYYPIIFSQYDPKVTNGGNPPADDDFVFSKKTGFWRDYGYGITCIYKSDLLGAGGFDTSIQGWGLEDVDLYNKVILSGLRPFRSQEVGVVHIFHPVHCDPNLDPKQYKMCLGSKASTFASTMQLAELWLEKHLGVRYNRTLS